The genome window TCTGGTGATCCCGTACAGCATAGCAGTAACAATGGATGCGGCTACTCCTTTTCCTGAAACATCACAAAGGATAATGACCCATTCACTCCCGGAGATTTTTCTTGTGAGATAAAAATCTCCTCCCACCCCCTGTGCCGGAGTAAAAGAGGAAGCGACTTCCAGTCCAAAAGCCAAAACATTATGCCTGTTTTTTACCATGCTGTTTTGAACATCCCTGGCCAAGTTCATATCCATCCGGTTCTGATCCGACATATGAATCAGAAGATCCCTGGTAGAAAAAATGCCTGCAAAGCGATCATGATTATCCAGAACGGCATAGAAACTCTCTTTTTGCAGTTTCATATCATGCTTCAACTCCTCACTGACCGTCTGAAGAGCTGTTTTAAGATGAAAGATTCCAGGGGAAATAGTTACTTTAGAAACCGGTTTTTTCTTTAAAACATCAATCCCGAAGGGGCGACTGATCAACTTCATCAGCTCTTTACGGATAATAATGCCTTTAAACTCATTTTCCCCGGAGACGACTCCAACAGCATTTACCTCAGATCCTTTCTCATTAAAAAGAGTCACCAAATCCTGTATAGGAAGATCTTCCTCCACATAAAACTGACTGGATAAGAGTCTGGCAACTGTAAATCCTGAGTTTCGATACTGGCTTTCTACCTGAAAGATTACATCTGGCTGTTCTGTAATGGTCATGGCTGGCAACTCCCGGTTATATCATTTGCCAAAGGAAACAGGGAGAACCTGATGGCTTGATACAACATTTATACTCTGGAGGAAGATTATTAAAATAAGATGAGAATCGGATGAAATCTCATGACCGGCTTATGAGATTCCCCGTGCTGTACAGAGCCTCCCATAAGCCTGTAAGATAGCCATGATGACAGACCCTTTAAAGATTCTACAAATCCAGTTTGGTTATGACTCCTTCCGCCCCAATCAAAGAGAGATCATCGATGCTGTCCTGGAGGGAAAAGATGTCTTTGCCTCCATGCCGACAGGGGGAGGAAAGTCCATCTGTTATCAGATTCCGGCGCTCTGTTTAGAAGGGGTGACCCTTGTGATCAGTCCTCTCATTGCCTTGATGAAAGACCAGGTAGATGCCGCCCTGGAGACAGGAATTCCAGCTGCATTTATCAACAGCACTCTCAAGGCTGCCGAGGCGGCTTCTGTGTATTCCAGACTGTATAGCGGAGAGATCAAACTCCTCTACATTTCTCCAGAGCGGCTGGCCCTGGAAGGATACCTTGAAAAACTGAAACAACTGCCCATCCGTTTTTTCGCTGTGGATGAAGCGCACTGCCTCTCCGAATGGGGTCATGACTTCAGGCCCGACTACCTCAGCCTGGCCCGCATCAGAGATGCTTTCCCCGGGATACCCATTGCCGCCTTTACTGCAACAGCGACCCAAAAAGTACAGGACGATATCATCCGGATTCTGCACCTCTCCAGCCCCTACCTGGTGAGGGCTTCTTTTAATAGGAAGGAACTCTTTTACCGTGTAGACCGGAAAGAAAAAGTTCTGCCCCAAATCACCGAATTCATCAAAGATCACGAAGGCCAGGCAGGCATTGTGTACCGAACC of Oceanispirochaeta crateris contains these proteins:
- a CDS encoding SpoIIE family protein phosphatase, encoding MTITEQPDVIFQVESQYRNSGFTVARLLSSQFYVEEDLPIQDLVTLFNEKGSEVNAVGVVSGENEFKGIIIRKELMKLISRPFGIDVLKKKPVSKVTISPGIFHLKTALQTVSEELKHDMKLQKESFYAVLDNHDRFAGIFSTRDLLIHMSDQNRMDMNLARDVQNSMVKNRHNVLAFGLEVASSFTPAQGVGGDFYLTRKISGSEWVIILCDVSGKGVAASIVTAMLYGITRTYDFGKGIKTFVRDLNEMIFDTFRGDRFLTGIFMIFNEDTGKVTILDMGHSYLNLIRNGKLVLLNSEMENLPIGITDDLTPKAGRLLLKHGDIILTVTDGLVEQKDSFGECYDISRMYDLIRLNSDCSLEEIRDTILQDFESFRQDTPYHDDMTFLLIRHPHPEEE